The genomic DNA CACAATaataatctcctgtaatacttttgacattcacaggaccaaacaaatccatgtgaagtctctccagaggtcttgTAACTGAATTGCcttgctttttagggtgtgacttcttctgcttgcctttgatgcagctaatgcactccccttccagatgaaaacctttcacatgaatACCCAAAactaaatcattatgcaccaggtgattcatttttcgtaggtGTATATggcccattttccggtgccacaatctcgattctttctccgttgctctggacacaaaacaatgagcctgacctgtggttgtagtagctacgctcatgtccaacatgtacagatcattgactcttggtgccctcatgataatccattcctcagggataacaaatcctggcttcaagatcaaacattctttatcagtgaagtgagtggtatacatcctgtcacaaatctgcgagatactcagcagattattctccagctcagcaatgtaattaactctttcaaacgtcacaatcccattggataacgttccttcaccaataatcctaccaccttgatttcctgcgaaacctacataacctccattgaaatttctaacatcgTACAGCAACGCTgtcttccctgtcatgtgccgagaagctccactatccataatccatcgtgaaACGGATCTCGAAAGCTCCTGCACAAACCACAAACACTTTAGTTAGATTTGGAAGCTACCCAAGCCTGTTTTGACTCAGGTAACTTAGCTTTGATGTGAGATTTTGTagtgtaaagtggcggaaaatttttgtcattcatttttaagctttcttcagacccaacctcaacaTTTTTATATAGGAAAAACTCATCTttttgaggttgaccagatggttggtctttcttctGAACATTTTTCTTCTCAGATTTTTGCTtttctttctcaagtttcacataataatccaaaggaacattcatctttaccggtgtggtagaagatgattgtttttcagtctcagaaacctttggttttggaacacTTTCTGTCTTTTCAACTACTGTTGGCTTCCATGTGTGTTGAGCTGATGCAACCcgcttataaaatttatcatttttagttaccacctttttagcaggttcagttttgactttgatgttttcatttttcaaaacctttttctcaacaaccaatggagcttttcctttcCCATCAACTTTCTTTCTTTGATTcatcacaacttcagtcttaggctttaagttggtacactttcgtgcaatatgtccaacttgattgcatttgaagcatgtttgAGTGTCAACAACTCAACTTGTGCCTTCGGACTGAGGCTGTaaggccttcttctcaaagaactctttgtttgatttcgaAAAGATTTTGGATTCTTCATCaaaaagtgaacttgaactgttcacaaacactttcttctcaacaaaccttttgttttgaacattctttttctgataagtcttaccaccctgatatccacccgaccatttgtttcgattgttgttataaaaccGTGGTGGAACAACtggcttcttgtagtaagctttatctttttcaaaattcatttgtctttttgtttgatttaaactgttcacttctgacagaTCAACTTCAATTaatttgaacacatttgtcaatttagcaacatttacattctctagtggaaactcagaatccgaaaacaacttattcgaacccaacatcttgtacatgacaagatttggtccttcatttaagttgttcttggactttggTTACGGAATGTacttgtccaagaaacattcatcttcctcagtagtgtcactttcagattttagAACATTCTCAACCACACTTTTTACAACATCAGTTTGGACACTATCCTCATCGGAAGAGGaagtaaacgtgacatcaattgtGTCAGGAAGTGTCACCttattttcatcatcatcataaacCAACCCTGATTTTTTCTTTGAATAATTGTtcaaaactggtggtggaacttgatgataccctACCCCGGTTCCATAAGAgaatacatcttcgcctgctttgtttttcccgataggTTTGGGAATAATgcgttgcaaaacaaagcttgcggagttgtaactggttaatttcaTATTGATGCgctcattctcaatcttagcttcttcaaactgaagcttcaacttagcaatctcatccaatTGCTTGTTAATTGTTCTTCTTTGTGTCTAAGAATCAcaattaaatgctcattttcttttcttgttttACCGTTTCGATCATCAGAATCTTGAATTGTTTGTTTTAGCTTGTTAAAGTTTTCTGAGagttgacgattttcatgaattagtttttcattttctttcctaattctttctacttcaattttatcattttcaattttctcagTCAACTTTTTAACTTGATCATTTGAAAATTTGAGCATCTTATCACGATCAAGAATCTGATCTTCAACCTTTCTGACTCTCTTTGTCAGATCATTAACCTTCGTATCTTTGAGGTAAGCTTGTGTACTACAAAATttgcagtttttcatgcaatGTTTGCAGTCACTGTCACcgttgactttcttacctgactcacttGACGAcgcgtttgaactgacctggcttttagactcagatacagacttagagtctacctcaagttccttagcagccagcaccttaTCAGCCATCTTTCCAAAGTTTTCAACTGTCATCTTCAGTGTCGCATCAATGATCCCTTCATCAATCTTCTTTGGTTTCTGCTCCggctctttttctttctctttctctttttcttcaccACCTCCCCACCATTCTCTCTATTGAGCCTCTTCTTGTTCAGCAAATTCTTCAACTAAAGCATCAAGACTAAGAGTCTTTGCATCTATAGCAATGTTTCCTTCTGGATCAAGGTAACACTCTCTATCTGCATCCCATCTTTTCGCTTTTCTAGCTTCACTGAATACACGAGATAATCTCAACGTTTTCCATTCAGCTTTTTGTCGTCTTTCATGTGCTTTTTCTGCTGTTGCTCTTGTGTCTTTGTAAGGTTTCATTTCTGTTTTTGCTACAAACGCATAACCTACTGCGTCTTCCTCAGGTAGCAGCtcgctccagtcaaaaccttcatcgtcatgaatgacggcaagagctctggatttttctttgtcttcaatctgcttcatccTGGGGGGTTCAGccttgttctgatgataaattgccttcttgtagtaatcttctctgaacggattttcagaatcatcagcataagcatttttGCACTCGCGCTTAAAATaacctttctgtttacacttgaaacaggtcacttttgatttgtcaaagcctaacttggtagaaggtctaccaatagactttcttcctgtaatctccatgaaacgctgtgcccttcgaactgcactggccatacaccaccttatgtcgatcaattccatctcctcaggatctatttgatcgtagtcttactttgttaggttggtgttgcctatcttgcctGCCACAAGACTCTCATACGATTCAAGcacagatgctaagaaaaccatctaCTGCTTTGCAGATTCTTCgctgaaattttgaccattcttcaaatctacagcgatgttgcattgaaataagttCTTTGATGCAGATTGGCTTGAAGGTGTTcttgaagatccactgtgaaaatCACTGTGAGGAATTTCATGGTTCACAGTATTTGAACTTTCTACAGAAAACACTGTTCTTGGAGACCCAGCCTTTGGTAGATTTCCTCTGTAGTACaactccacattctgctgatgaGCTGTGTTGTTGACTTTCGATTTCtttatctccaactcatggctttctAGTCTTTCGATCAGCAAATCCACAGTCAACACTTCTGGCGGCTTGAtagtattcttcaacatcaaggcaaagtattgccaatcttgatcattcgGCAACGAATCAAACAACATGTCGACCAGCTCTTCTTGAGTATAAGTGATACTATGTCTAGCCAACTCCATCTTCAGATGcccaaatctctcgatcattttacaaacagattcattcttcatacaaccaaataaatcaaactctttacacaacaatttctttttgttctttacAATCTCAGCACTACCTATGCACTTAACATTCAACTTTTCCCAAAGATCTTTTGAATTCTCATATTCAATCAATGAAATTATATCATCTCTGACTGACTGATGAATCAACGCTATGCATTTTTGTTCAGCAACGTATCTTTCAACATCATCTGTATCAGTCAAATTTTCACCAACACAATCTTTCAAATTGAAACcattctttaaacttttccaACTCTGATATGCGAATGCTTTAAGCCACTCCTCAAATCTCGTAGCCCACCGATTATAATCTTCGATCGCTATCAACTTTGGAGGCTTGTTATATGTACCATAAGCACTCTCTACGCTCATCGCATCAGAAAGAATCTTCTTCGCATTCGGGGTTAGTGTAGTTTCATTCGTGTTGTTCGTTGTGCTGTCTCCTGAACCACTGGTATAAGCAAACACATCACAAAATGGATTCATGAATAGATCATCCATCTTACGTACCTGAAACAattaacaaacacttagaaaattttcggaattttgaaaaacatctaattcaagcggaatcagcttttAAAGTGGAATAAGCTTCTCAAGCGAAATCTCTTATTTCGCTtggaatttcaagcgaaatctcacaAGTttctgattcaagcggaatcagatgatATCTTTCAAATGGAAtctgatttcaagcgaaatcagatcaaGACTTTCAAGCGGTATATGATTCTCAAGCGAAATCTGCTATTTTGCTTGAAATGCCCTcagtttttcaagcggaatactcgAACAcccgttcaagcggaatcaagtttTTAGGCCATTTTTACCAGTTTTAATTCGAATTTCGATCTGATTCTTTGTAGGATTTGTTAAAACTATGTTTTACATGACATATGtgaaattcaggccatttcaactgTTAAAatttgttcaaatcagaaaagtatgagtagaagtgagtagaaatgagaaaatccagtagaatcaagctgaattggtatgaactcctcgtcctgagctctgataccacttgttggaccggttACATGACCCTAAATAGTTaagttgagtagttcatcatcatttacaagggcggaatcaatgtaaacaaCGTCAAACAGCTTGTTTCCTTTCAATCTTTTACTTTACTTATTAATCCTGAGCTTTTACACAGTCAAATAACACACGGACAGCACCTCGGCTCAGAAACAGCtctctaattccgctccaaatgaacaCACCACTCACATATATATAGGagtcttattccgcttgaaactggtTCAAGTGGAAcctcctgatttcgctccaaatgatctcaagcggaatcactatgTTTGGTGGTTCAAGCGGAATATCgaactttctgatttcgcttgaagtggaCATGCCCACTTTCAACCGGAATCACATACTAAATACATAATATCTTGTTTTCCGTGCACAGTTCAatcctatctagacctaagactcgattaagacgtagttaaTAGACACTTGATGCACCAACATtgattttcaaaataaacttcgccatgatttttattacaaaataccaagtaccggaggtggattttcgtaaataaaatttattaaatatatatttagaatatgtattttataataaaacgctcgtgtgattgtttgttattttgtgtactagatatattatttttagggtaaaaataatataacttgaaaatactgTGAAATTACGACTCAAAAATAATATCAACGCTcccacaaaataaatatttaagttacacaagtattgctattacaacgcgaactttaaaaacgtaacttatgtatattctaaaaaatactcttatatgtatattttgataagtattattttggaaaaatgtatgaagtaaaatatgatatttttgggaaaaatatatatattttggaattcaaaacattttatacaagtaattaaaatatatttttcaagtgagacttaaaaatatatttcggAATTGTAAGtatacatgtattattacccccatccttgggaaggaaatatacttataaaataaataagaagtgtgaatacgaaatagttaccTAACTATTTTTCCAAGAACGTTAagccctaagccaaggcacggcccatccatctaatagacattagtacgtgtaggtcgtcacgcagcagatagagttggagattgacgtttctggatacgcacttctgtgagttcatgtcccccttttctctttactgttttcagttttatactccgggggtgaaatacatgcgacaattattacaaacatttatttacatgatatggttagcgtagggagggtttatactactagatcatgtgaggggtgggtacaacacttgaggccattcatcctcgttgtaggaccgagggacacaagagtgatagatctatttgggtgtagcgagcccacacccgtgaggccggggtggcccatagaggtgattgtgtcttacagccgaagccccgtaacaaatttgctaggtttgagtttccttgcactttctcacacataccagtggctttgcaacccattggtgatctctttttccttattgctacataccagggactttcatacatactttaaaggtttattcatactcacctttacatgaactcgctcaacttttgttgatttttcaaactacatgtatttcaggaaattagtggatctggcacggtatgcaccacgtcaagctgcgtaggaataatgatgtcatccaagtttaggaagtgtgacctttacctggacgggttacaagtcttaaactgtgtttttattcCATGTCTTTCGTTATGTCGTTGAACATGTTttcattatgtcatggttgtatttggtttgttgtgtcgactttttaaaacaatgttgtcgtgtttactttaaaacttgatgaatggatgaacatcatgtgttttattttcatatagcattgttgtgattatgctatggtattaagaagtcacaccaattaaacccacgcttccgcaaaagccagggtgtgacagagtgtgtgtagtagtctcgggatccaagattgatagtaagagttcttgacaatcaaaggccatgtttgcttaagtctcttacatcacttggtgaagacaagcatttagtgtaatacttttgatttttaatcttttcacactttttatttggttttgtattaatgactttaataactagtttcttatgttgaaggtgaaacttccttatcatttgtccgtggtgtcttggcgttattttagtgtctatataaaataaaaggttgacatcattcatatctctacggtctatatagagatatgttggctacctggtcgggggttaagagaatggtttggtaaggttcttgccttgttcagtgtatagatcctgcaaggacctgggtcaagcttactaggacctccttcaatacccaccggtattggatggcgggggtgggaatggcttgatcccctcatatgtaaactactattaatacattaacccggctacttgggattgtatccctgctgactcaaaccacttagccgagggtaacgtcaaccttcaaaagaggggcctaccacattacgcattaataacttaattaattatctttcaatattccgaccttttaggattgtatccttgctgactcaaactactgggttgagggtaaagtcaccttcaaaagaggggcctactactataactaagatagtctcttaaaaagtgtaaaagtgcggaaatcatcaaaggttacactaaaggcgagtcggatccaagtgattcatcttgtctatctgtttttattttatttttattttcagcatttttagtttttattttcatgttaaaaccctttttttctaaaattttgatttgattagacgttgaggataaaccggtactaaaagctcttgtgtccttggacgacctcggtatcttaccaacgctatactacgctcacgattggtgcacttgcccatatgtgtgtttagtgttagtagaatatcgtgttttataaatttaaaacttgactaaagtgttaaaaagggctaaaaatataattaaaaatatattcacaccgacacacatcaggTGCGATAGCAAGGCTGGAGAATTTCACAATCGCTTTAAACACTGATTTGGGGAAAGCCATAAAAGGTAAGGCGGGCAGTGGCGAAAAAGTGCGTTTTTTGATCGACCCCTGGTTGCAAATGAACCGTTAAGGCAAGTTTTTCCATCCATGTATGCGATTGAATCAGAGAAAGGATGTAAAAGTTGCTGAAAGGTGCAATCGTTCAGGTCAAGTGCTGAGTTTTGACTGGAATTGGAAGAGGCTGCCAGCTCGGGGGAACAATATGCTGAGCTTTCTCACTTGCTAGGTCTTTTGAACGGGTATAAATTTTAAAATCTAGAGATGACGAGTGGGTATGGAACATCAAAGGCGATTCCGAGTTGTCGATGGCTTATGTGAAAAAAGAGATGTTGAAGGATGATAGCAACAAGCCTGCAATTGGTATAGTGTGGAATCATTGGGCTCCAAGAAAAATTAATTATCATCATATTGATAATTACAACTTTGTGGCGATAGAACGGACTTGGCAACTCATTTATTTCCATCTTGTTATGATTTGGCATCGTGTCAGAGTGTGGTGCAAACTTCCTACGATCACTCAGTTGTCGACAAAAGACGTAATGAACATTCATAACTGAGTTAATGGATCGACCCAAAAGAAAAAGGTGATAAATGTTGTTATGATGGTAGCTCTATGGTGCATTTGGAAGGCTAGGAATAAAGCGATCTTCAAAGATGAGCAAGTGAAAATGGAGAGGATCTTTGGCGAAATTATGTCCTTAAGCTATTTATGGATTAAAAATCGTTCTAATATTTGTAacttaggtagtgtttggtatgcaggaatgagaggtggaatggaatggatgattacgagtgaatgaagaaaagggtgtttggttggtcactggaatggaatcacccattccaaaaggcattccattccctcaaaatcattcctttcacccccatgttttttttttcattccatcccctcttgcaccattcatcaacaacaccacaacccatcATCATCGCCACAACACACCACCACCCGCCACCGACGCCATcaccgccacccgccaccacctcaccgtgacagccaccgccgccgccgccacccactcgccaccgttatcactcacagctgcgaccaaccaccaacgccactcgccgccgctgcccaccaccatcgtcgacgccaccaccacctTGCCGCTACCACCAACGACcaccttgccaccaccaccaccacccatcgccgccgccgacacccaccaccgccacctataaccacccacaatcactaccaccatCACCATTCACCGCTTATTTTATTACTCCGCTTTTCTTGCTTGCAGAACAATacataataataattcattccattcacacagggtaaccaaacaagacatggaatagTAATGATCCATTACATTCCCCTGTTCattccattccattaccccataccaaacaggcACTTCGATTGGAAGAGTTGGTTGGATTTCGATTTGTAATGTGCCGTCTTGACCTGTTCCTAGCGGTTTGCTAGGGGGTGTTTTTATTGAAAGTTTtcattcgaaaaaaaaaaaaaaattggtgacTAATACATTATATTATATCTTTATTCAAAAGACAGTTTTAGCCCTAGGGTATTTTTCTATCGACGCATCAACACGCCatcttcctcctcctcctcctcgccGTGGATCTATCTATCTACCAGTCGTTGTAAGTTGTTCTCCCTCTGCTTTCATGAAACACTTGTTTATGGCTTACTTCTTTGTTATAATATCTTCATGTTCAATTTTACTGATACTCTTGTTTTGTGTGGATTGACGACACAGTTAATCAATCATGGTTTTCGGGTCGATAAGATCCATAATCCGACCTGTGTCAAGAGCCCTAATTAACGCTCGAACCACCTCATCAACCCCGTTGTACAACAATGAGCTGCATTCGCATTTTGGCTCAATTCACCAGAGCCACCTGTTTTGGAGACCTGCATCAGCAAGGTTAATACAGACCCTGACTGATACCCGCTTCCCTAAGAGAAGGCCCCTTGATAAGCCGCGAAGGAAAAGGGCTACCTTGAAGCCTTCAGGTCATTTCTCCACTTTTTACACTCTTAGAATAATAATAGTCTTTGCCAGATACAATTGGATCATAAACTTAATTTGTTCTAGTTTTTGCCTACGGAGTTAGTATCCCGATATATCGTGCAAAATATTGATCAGGATATCGGTACCGATAAAATCGGCGTTGTTGactgatatttgaccgatatatcaccgatgtTCCGGATATTAGTAcgtttcttcttagttctacccttcttctttttttcttattgctgctattagtgttttaggTCTTAATAGTTAGTTGTTACTGATAAaggttagtgttttaagtcttagttaGTTCCTAGTTGCTACAACTGGTTGTGTTTTGCAAGTTggaaaaggttaatttgttaatgatAGGAGAGTAGGGGAAGGTTCAttagggaacactaaaaaagtggggaacaacgGGGAactgactcaaacgaactccgattggactcattccaacggcgttggaaccggctcgtcaaaccctaactaagatctcttaaccctaaattCTAACTCCTAAATTCTAAACTCTAAAGctaaaaaaataaggctaaaacctaagctaaaccgtaaaatctaaactataaaccctaaaagctatacggctaaaccctaaaagctaaaccctaaagccaaaccctaatatatttagggtttaggggttatgatttagggtttagggttaagagatcctagttagggttcgacgagccggttctaacgccgctggaatgagtccaaatggagttcgtttgagtcagtTCCCcattgttccccacttttttagtgttccccaatgaacctcacactaggAGAGTATATTGAATTGTttgtgttaaattgctatatatatttaaatttagcatgatattaaagttaccgatatcccaccgcgataaccgatatctcaaatatcggtccttgacctaTATCCGATATCTTACCGCTTTAACTACTTAGATGATAGAATTGGATCATAAACTTAATTTGTTCTAGTTTTTGCTTAAATGTAATTGGGGACCTCACATACCCTTCATAATTTTAGGGGTAAATGTAACCATCCATGACTTCAATCCCTTGTTGTAAATATTTTGATTCTTGAAAGTCACTATAATTATCTCGAAAATGCACACCGAATATCCTGTTGCTCAAATCAGAAAACACAGCAGgtcattttattttgttattttcattATGTAAATTTGGTTTGCAAGATCGTAAAGTATATGAAAAAGCATTGTTTGTTGGAAAATGCAGGGCCTTATGCGTGGGTTAAGCATGTTCCTGGTGAACCAATaccttcaaatcaaccaaatgtTGGAAGTTTCAAACGTAGAAACGAAAAAAAGCGGATAAGACTGCGCAAGGCCTTCATATTGGTATGAGTCTCTCGCTTGGTTTTACTTTATTCCATAACTAACCATAGTCATTTTAACTTGATAAAAGTTACTGAAAAGGTTCATAAAAGGACCTTTGGTCACCTT from Helianthus annuus cultivar XRQ/B chromosome 7, HanXRQr2.0-SUNRISE, whole genome shotgun sequence includes the following:
- the LOC110883850 gene encoding uncharacterized protein LOC110883850, whose protein sequence is MVFGSIRSIIRPVSRALINARTTSSTPLYNNELHSHFGSIHQSHLFWRPASARLIQTLTDTRFPKRRPLDKPRRKRATLKPSGPYAWVKHVPGEPIPSNQPNVGSFKRRNEKKRIRLRKAFILAEKKKRKAELQEANRKKKNAKIERQMAAVARDRAWAERLAELQQIEEDKKNAAAMT